The following are encoded together in the Mycolicibacterium arabiense genome:
- a CDS encoding DUF4334 domain-containing protein, with product MILADVLPDAPTTTVDALAIFDAAPAVEPDFMIGTWHGAEMPTGHPLDGLLAASGWWGKQFVDGETVHPLLFPTADGAALWALNPMLAFGGMGVATKIPALKNRNFTGVISALRPVLGTSSPKARLRTTRYRGVDTATMVYDQLPINDVFRRLDDETVIGAMDLRGLRNPYFFVLRRDDSLRLR from the coding sequence ATGATCCTCGCCGACGTGCTGCCCGATGCACCGACCACCACCGTCGACGCCCTTGCGATCTTCGACGCCGCCCCCGCCGTCGAGCCGGATTTCATGATCGGCACCTGGCACGGCGCCGAGATGCCGACCGGCCACCCGCTCGACGGACTCCTGGCTGCCAGCGGATGGTGGGGCAAGCAGTTCGTCGACGGCGAGACCGTGCACCCACTGCTGTTCCCGACCGCCGACGGTGCGGCGCTATGGGCGCTCAACCCGATGCTGGCGTTCGGCGGCATGGGCGTCGCGACCAAGATCCCCGCGCTGAAGAACCGAAACTTCACCGGGGTCATCTCGGCACTCAGGCCGGTGCTCGGCACGTCGTCGCCCAAGGCCCGGCTGCGCACGACGCGCTACCGCGGCGTCGACACCGCAACCATGGTGTACGACCAGTTGCCGATCAACGACGTGTTCCGGCGCCTCGACGACGAGACCGTGATCGGCGCGATGGACCTGCGCGGACTGCGCAACCCGTACTTCTTCGTCCTCCGCCGCGACGACTCGCTGCGGCTGCGTTAA
- the bla gene encoding class A beta-lactamase — MRRRSLLIGGGALAVLAACSQKAPAAPAPAPPGPSIEDRIGALERQYGAFAGVYAENLDNGRSVAHRADDAFAMCSTFKAYAAARVLQKAARGELNLTDAVTIEASDILPNSPITETRVGRNITIEELCVAAVQRSDNAAANWLLRVIGGPSRITDFARSIGDDRSRLDRWEIELNSAVPGDPRDTSTPRALGGGFRSLLVGDALGEAERRRLDDWMRANQTSSMRAGLPQGWATADKTGSGDYATTNDVGIAYGPDGQRLLLAFMTRTQSNDPDAPTLRPMVGELAALVVPHLTAAG, encoded by the coding sequence ATGCGCAGACGCAGCCTCCTGATCGGCGGGGGTGCGCTCGCCGTGTTGGCGGCGTGCTCGCAGAAGGCTCCCGCCGCGCCCGCGCCCGCTCCACCCGGGCCGTCGATCGAGGACCGCATCGGGGCGCTGGAACGCCAGTACGGTGCGTTCGCCGGCGTCTACGCCGAGAACCTCGACAACGGCCGGTCGGTGGCGCACCGCGCCGACGACGCGTTCGCGATGTGCTCGACGTTCAAGGCGTACGCCGCGGCCCGCGTCCTCCAGAAGGCGGCTCGAGGTGAGCTGAACCTGACCGACGCCGTCACCATCGAGGCGTCCGACATCCTGCCGAACTCGCCGATCACCGAGACGCGGGTCGGGCGCAACATCACCATCGAAGAGCTGTGCGTCGCCGCGGTGCAACGCAGCGACAACGCCGCCGCCAACTGGCTGCTCCGGGTGATCGGCGGCCCGTCGCGCATCACCGACTTCGCCCGCAGCATCGGTGACGACCGGTCGCGCCTGGATCGCTGGGAGATCGAGCTGAACTCCGCGGTGCCGGGCGACCCGCGTGACACCAGCACCCCACGCGCACTCGGTGGCGGCTTCCGCAGCCTGCTCGTCGGCGATGCCCTCGGGGAGGCGGAACGCCGTCGGCTCGACGACTGGATGCGCGCCAACCAGACGTCGAGCATGCGTGCGGGTCTACCGCAGGGCTGGGCCACCGCCGACAAGACGGGCAGCGGCGACTACGCCACCACCAACGACGTCGGCATCGCCTACGGGCCCGATGGACAACGGCTGCTGCTGGCGTTCATGACGCGGACGCAGTCCAACGATCCGGACGCGCCCACGCTGCGACCGATGGTCGGCGAACTGGCGGCACTGGTGGTGCCGCACCTGACCGCCGCGGGTTAA
- a CDS encoding M16 family metallopeptidase — protein sequence MPRPRTADSVRRTTLPGGLRVVTEYIPSVHSASVGLWVGVGSRDEGPSVAGAAHFLEHLLFKSTPTRSAVEIAQAVDAVGGELNAFTAREQTCYYAHVIDSDLELAVDLVADVVLRGRCAVDDVEVERDVVLEEIAMRDDDPEDTLGDVFLSAMFGTHPLGRPVIGSVGSIEGMTRAQLHSFHLRRYTPERMVLAVAGNIDHDQVIRLARKYFDGHLVDGKEPVAPRKGTGRVGGDPTLALVNRDTEQTHMFLGVRTPGRHWEHRWALSVLNCALGGGLSSRLFQQIRETRGLAYSVYSTVDTFSDAGALSVYAACLPDRFDEVVRVTMDVLEGVARDGLTEAECKIAKGSLRGGLVLGLEDSASRMHRLGRSELNYAGHRTIAETLDLIEAVSVDQVNHIARQLLERPFGAAVLGPHRSKRSLPKPLRALAT from the coding sequence ATGCCGCGACCGCGGACAGCTGACTCGGTACGGCGCACAACCCTCCCCGGAGGGTTGCGCGTCGTCACGGAGTACATCCCGTCGGTGCACTCGGCGTCGGTCGGCCTGTGGGTCGGCGTCGGGTCCCGAGACGAGGGGCCGAGCGTGGCGGGCGCCGCCCACTTCCTCGAGCACCTGCTGTTCAAGTCGACGCCGACCCGGTCGGCCGTCGAGATCGCCCAGGCCGTCGATGCCGTCGGCGGTGAGCTGAACGCGTTCACCGCGCGTGAGCAGACCTGCTACTACGCGCACGTCATCGACTCCGACCTCGAACTCGCCGTCGACCTCGTCGCCGACGTCGTGTTGCGGGGCCGGTGCGCCGTCGACGACGTCGAGGTCGAACGCGACGTGGTGCTCGAAGAGATCGCGATGCGCGACGACGACCCCGAGGACACCCTCGGCGACGTCTTCCTGTCGGCGATGTTCGGGACGCACCCGTTGGGTCGTCCGGTGATCGGCAGCGTCGGCTCCATCGAGGGAATGACGCGCGCACAGCTGCACTCGTTCCACCTCCGCCGGTACACCCCGGAGCGGATGGTGCTGGCGGTGGCGGGCAACATCGATCACGATCAGGTGATCAGGTTGGCGCGCAAGTACTTCGACGGCCATCTGGTCGACGGCAAGGAACCGGTCGCGCCCCGCAAGGGGACCGGCCGGGTTGGGGGAGACCCCACCTTGGCGCTGGTGAACCGCGATACCGAACAGACGCACATGTTCCTCGGCGTGCGGACGCCGGGCAGGCACTGGGAACACCGGTGGGCGCTGTCGGTGCTCAACTGCGCACTGGGCGGTGGCCTGAGTTCGCGTCTCTTCCAACAGATTCGGGAGACGCGCGGGCTGGCGTACTCGGTGTACTCGACGGTCGACACGTTCTCCGACGCCGGCGCGCTGTCGGTGTACGCCGCGTGCCTGCCCGACCGGTTCGACGAAGTGGTCCGCGTGACGATGGACGTGCTGGAGGGGGTCGCCCGCGACGGGCTGACCGAGGCCGAGTGCAAGATCGCCAAGGGGTCACTGCGCGGTGGGCTGGTGCTGGGCCTGGAGGACTCCGCGTCGCGGATGCACCGTCTGGGTCGCAGCGAGCTGAACTACGCCGGGCACCGGACCATCGCCGAGACCCTCGACCTGATCGAGGCCGTCAGCGTCGATCAGGTGAATCACATTGCGCGGCAATTGCTCGAGCGTCCGTTCGGCGCAGCGGTTCTCGGCCCGCACCGGAGCAAGCGGTCGCTGCCCAAGCCGCTGCGGGCGCTGGCGACCTGA
- a CDS encoding polyribonucleotide nucleotidyltransferase has protein sequence MSAVEIEDGVFEATAVIDNGSFGSRTIRFETGRLAKQAAGAVVAYLDDETMLLSATTASKTPKDHFDFFPLTIDVEERMYAAGRIPGSFFRREGRPSTDAILTCRLIDRPLRPTFVSGLRNEIQVVVTVLSLEPKDLYDVLAINAASASTQISGLPFSGPVGGVRVALIDGQWVAFPTVEQLEGAVFDMVVAGRKTEDDVAIMMVEAEATDRVIELVAGGAGAPTEAVVAEGLEAAKPFIAALCTAQQELYEAAGKETADYPLFPDYQDDVFYAVSSVATDALSEALTIAGKEERNARTDEIKVEVLERLAETYAGREKEIGAAYRSLTKKLVRQRILTDHFRIDGRGITDIRALSAEVAVIPRAHGSALFERGETQIMGVTTLDMVKMAQQIDSLGPETSKRYMHHYNFPPFSTGETGRVGSPKRREIGHGALAERALMPVLPSVEEFPYAIRQVSEALSSNGSTSMGSVCASTLSLLNAGVPLKAPVAGIAMGLVSDDVEVEGGGTERRFVTLTDILGAEDAFGDMDFKCAGTKDFVTALQLDTKLDGIPSQVLAGALAQAKDARITILEVMAEAIDEPDEMSPYAPRITTIKVPVDKIGEVIGPKGKMINSITEETGASISIEDDGTVFVGASNGEAAQAAIDKINAIANPQLPKVGERFLGTVVKTTDFGAFVSLLPGRDGLVHISKLGRGKRIAKVEDVAKVGDKLRVEIADIDNRGKISLVLVAEEAAAEAAAPDAAGNGSAPDAAAAPADAATADS, from the coding sequence ATGTCTGCAGTAGAGATTGAAGACGGCGTCTTCGAAGCCACCGCCGTCATCGACAACGGAAGCTTCGGCTCCCGCACCATCCGCTTCGAGACCGGCCGGTTGGCCAAGCAGGCCGCAGGCGCGGTCGTCGCCTACCTGGACGACGAGACCATGCTCTTGTCGGCCACCACGGCCAGCAAGACCCCGAAGGACCACTTCGACTTCTTCCCGCTGACGATCGACGTGGAAGAGCGCATGTACGCCGCGGGACGCATCCCCGGCTCGTTCTTCCGTCGCGAGGGCCGTCCCTCCACCGACGCGATCCTCACCTGCCGCCTGATCGACCGGCCGCTGCGGCCGACGTTCGTGTCGGGTCTGCGCAACGAGATCCAGGTCGTCGTCACCGTGCTGAGCCTGGAGCCCAAGGACCTGTACGACGTGCTGGCGATCAACGCCGCATCGGCGTCGACGCAGATCTCGGGTCTGCCGTTCTCCGGCCCCGTCGGCGGCGTGCGCGTGGCGCTCATCGACGGCCAGTGGGTCGCTTTCCCCACCGTCGAGCAGCTCGAGGGTGCCGTGTTCGACATGGTCGTCGCGGGTCGCAAGACCGAAGACGACGTTGCCATCATGATGGTCGAGGCCGAGGCCACCGACCGGGTCATCGAACTCGTCGCCGGTGGCGCGGGCGCCCCGACCGAGGCCGTCGTGGCCGAGGGCCTCGAGGCCGCCAAGCCGTTCATCGCCGCGCTGTGCACCGCGCAGCAGGAGCTTTACGAGGCCGCAGGCAAGGAGACGGCCGACTACCCGCTGTTCCCCGACTACCAGGACGACGTGTTCTACGCCGTGTCCTCAGTGGCGACCGACGCGCTGTCCGAGGCGCTCACCATCGCGGGCAAGGAAGAGCGCAACGCGCGCACCGACGAGATCAAGGTCGAGGTGCTCGAGCGCCTCGCCGAGACCTACGCGGGTCGCGAGAAGGAGATCGGCGCGGCGTACCGCTCGCTGACCAAGAAGCTCGTCCGCCAGCGCATCCTGACCGACCACTTCCGCATCGACGGTCGCGGCATCACCGACATCCGCGCCCTCTCCGCAGAGGTCGCCGTCATCCCGCGTGCGCACGGCAGTGCACTGTTCGAGCGCGGCGAGACCCAGATCATGGGCGTCACCACGCTGGACATGGTGAAGATGGCGCAGCAGATCGACTCGCTCGGACCCGAGACGAGCAAGCGCTACATGCACCACTACAACTTCCCGCCGTTCTCGACCGGTGAGACCGGACGGGTCGGCTCGCCCAAGCGTCGCGAGATCGGCCACGGAGCGCTCGCGGAGCGCGCCCTGATGCCGGTGCTGCCGAGCGTCGAGGAGTTCCCCTACGCGATCCGTCAGGTGTCGGAGGCGCTGAGTTCCAACGGCTCGACGTCGATGGGCTCGGTCTGTGCCTCCACCCTGTCGCTGCTGAACGCCGGCGTGCCGCTGAAGGCGCCGGTCGCAGGCATCGCGATGGGCCTGGTGTCCGATGACGTCGAGGTCGAGGGCGGCGGCACCGAGCGTCGCTTCGTGACGCTGACCGACATCCTCGGCGCCGAGGATGCCTTCGGCGACATGGACTTCAAGTGCGCAGGCACCAAGGACTTCGTCACCGCGCTGCAGCTGGACACCAAGCTCGACGGCATTCCGTCGCAGGTGCTGGCGGGTGCGCTGGCCCAGGCCAAGGACGCCCGGATCACCATCCTCGAGGTCATGGCCGAGGCCATCGACGAGCCCGACGAGATGAGCCCGTACGCACCGCGGATCACGACGATCAAGGTGCCGGTCGACAAGATCGGCGAGGTCATCGGCCCCAAGGGCAAGATGATCAACTCGATCACCGAGGAGACCGGCGCGTCGATCTCCATCGAGGACGACGGCACGGTGTTCGTCGGCGCCTCCAACGGCGAAGCGGCACAGGCGGCGATCGACAAGATCAACGCCATCGCCAACCCGCAGCTGCCCAAGGTCGGCGAGCGGTTCCTCGGAACCGTGGTCAAGACCACCGACTTCGGTGCGTTCGTCTCGCTGCTCCCGGGCCGCGATGGACTGGTGCACATCTCGAAGCTGGGCCGTGGCAAGCGCATCGCGAAGGTCGAGGACGTGGCGAAGGTCGGTGACAAGCTCCGCGTGGAGATCGCCGACATCGACAACCGCGGCAAGATCTCGCTGGTGCTGGTGGCCGAGGAAGCCGCTGCCGAGGCAGCAGCACCCGACGCCGCCGGCAACGGTTCGGCTCCTGATGCGGCGGCAGCGCCTGCAGATGCCGCGACCGCGGACAGCTGA
- the lppU gene encoding LppU family putative lipoprotein produces MRAHLLAVAAGLLVAGTTGCSSAAAADMQVGDCLKVGGPPDRPEASKVDCGSTASNFKVVETVENTDGCPTDVDSYYSTKSSFSGTGNTICMDIDWVVGGCMSIDPENATDPFRVDCNDESAPHRQRATQILDGVANVDQCSTGVGYPYDERQFTVCVEDVA; encoded by the coding sequence ATCCGCGCTCACCTCCTCGCAGTCGCTGCGGGCCTGCTGGTCGCCGGTACCACCGGCTGTTCATCGGCGGCCGCAGCGGACATGCAGGTGGGCGACTGCCTCAAGGTCGGGGGACCGCCCGACCGCCCGGAGGCCAGCAAGGTCGACTGCGGGAGCACCGCGTCCAACTTCAAGGTGGTCGAGACCGTCGAGAACACCGACGGATGCCCCACCGACGTCGATTCCTACTACTCGACGAAGTCGTCGTTCAGCGGAACCGGCAACACGATCTGCATGGACATCGACTGGGTGGTCGGCGGTTGCATGAGCATCGACCCCGAGAACGCCACCGATCCGTTCCGCGTCGACTGCAACGACGAGTCCGCACCGCATCGTCAGCGCGCGACGCAGATCCTGGACGGCGTGGCCAACGTCGATCAGTGCAGCACCGGGGTGGGTTACCCGTACGACGAACGCCAGTTCACGGTGTGCGTCGAGGACGTGGCCTGA
- the rpsO gene encoding 30S ribosomal protein S15, giving the protein MSLTAEQKKEILGQYGLHETDTGSPEAQVALLTKRISDLTEHLKMHKHDHHSRRGLLLLVGRRRRLLKYVAQVDVARYRSLIERLGLRR; this is encoded by the coding sequence ATGTCCTTGACTGCTGAGCAGAAGAAGGAAATCCTCGGCCAGTACGGCCTGCACGAGACCGACACCGGTTCGCCGGAGGCTCAGGTCGCCCTGCTCACCAAGCGGATCTCCGACCTCACCGAGCACCTCAAGATGCACAAGCACGACCACCACTCGCGTCGCGGTCTGCTGCTGCTCGTCGGCCGTCGCCGCCGGCTGCTGAAGTACGTGGCCCAGGTCGACGTCGCCCGCTACCGCTCGCTGATCGAGCGCCTGGGCCTGCGCCGCTGA
- a CDS encoding bifunctional riboflavin kinase/FAD synthetase: protein MQRWRGQDEIPTDWGRCVVTIGVFDGVHRGHAELINHAVKAGRSRGIPTVLMTFDPHPMEVVFPGSHPAQLTTLTRRAELVEELGIDVFLVMPFTTDFMKLTPERYIHELLVERLHVVEVVVGENFTFGKKAAGNVAMLRKAGERFGFAVESMDLVSEARERNETVTFSSTYIRSCVDAGDMSAATEALGRPHRVEGVVVRGDGRGRVLGFPTANVAPPMYSAIPADGVYAAWFTLLGHGPGVGTVIPGERYQAAVSVGTNPTFSGRTRTVEAFVLDTEADLYGQHVAVDFVARVRGQEKFDSVAELITAMEGDTERARSILRETF, encoded by the coding sequence GTGCAGCGCTGGCGGGGGCAGGACGAGATCCCCACGGACTGGGGAAGATGCGTCGTCACCATCGGCGTGTTCGATGGTGTGCACCGCGGACACGCCGAGTTGATCAATCACGCGGTCAAGGCCGGACGCTCCCGTGGCATCCCCACGGTCCTGATGACGTTCGACCCGCACCCCATGGAGGTCGTGTTCCCGGGTAGCCACCCCGCGCAGCTGACGACGCTGACGCGGCGCGCCGAACTCGTCGAGGAACTCGGCATCGACGTCTTCCTCGTCATGCCCTTCACCACCGACTTCATGAAGCTCACGCCCGAGCGCTACATCCACGAACTGCTCGTCGAACGGCTGCACGTCGTCGAGGTCGTCGTGGGGGAGAACTTCACGTTCGGCAAGAAGGCTGCGGGCAACGTCGCCATGCTGCGCAAGGCGGGCGAACGGTTCGGCTTCGCGGTGGAGAGCATGGACCTCGTCTCCGAGGCCAGGGAGCGCAACGAGACGGTCACGTTCTCCTCGACCTACATCCGGTCGTGTGTCGACGCGGGCGACATGAGTGCCGCGACCGAGGCGCTGGGCCGGCCGCACCGGGTCGAGGGCGTGGTAGTGCGCGGCGACGGGCGCGGCCGGGTCCTGGGCTTCCCGACCGCGAACGTGGCCCCACCGATGTACTCGGCGATCCCCGCCGACGGCGTGTACGCAGCGTGGTTCACGCTGCTGGGGCACGGCCCCGGGGTGGGGACGGTGATCCCCGGCGAGCGCTATCAGGCCGCGGTGTCGGTGGGGACCAACCCGACGTTCTCGGGCCGCACGCGCACGGTGGAGGCCTTCGTCCTCGACACCGAAGCCGACCTCTACGGCCAGCACGTGGCCGTCGACTTCGTCGCACGGGTGCGCGGCCAGGAGAAGTTCGACTCGGTGGCCGAACTCATCACCGCGATGGAGGGCGACACCGAACGCGCCCGCTCGATCCTGCGCGAGACCTTCTGA
- the mntR gene encoding manganese-binding transcriptional regulator MntR, which translates to MSPEGNPRDLSSVAQDYLKVIWTAQEWSHEKVSTKMLAERIGVSASTASESIRKLADQGLVDHEKYGAVTLTDAGRNAALAMVRRHRLMETFLVNELGYGWDEVHDEAEVLEHAVSDRMLDRIDAKLGYPTRDPHGDPIPAADGRVPTPPARQLSVCIDGDAGTVARISDADPEMLRYFDSVGISLDSRLKVVARRDFAGMISVAIESPTGSDVPSTTVDLGNPAAEAIWVVG; encoded by the coding sequence GTGAGCCCCGAAGGTAACCCCCGCGACCTGTCGTCGGTGGCTCAGGACTACCTGAAAGTCATCTGGACGGCGCAGGAGTGGTCGCACGAGAAGGTCAGCACCAAGATGCTGGCCGAACGCATCGGGGTGTCGGCCAGCACCGCGTCGGAGTCCATCCGCAAGCTGGCCGATCAGGGTCTCGTCGACCACGAGAAGTACGGGGCCGTGACGCTCACCGATGCGGGTCGCAACGCGGCGCTGGCCATGGTGCGCAGGCACCGGCTTATGGAGACCTTCCTGGTCAACGAACTCGGCTACGGCTGGGACGAGGTGCACGACGAGGCCGAGGTGCTCGAGCACGCCGTGTCCGACCGCATGCTCGATCGCATCGACGCCAAGCTCGGCTACCCGACCCGCGATCCGCACGGCGACCCCATCCCGGCCGCCGACGGCAGGGTGCCGACGCCGCCGGCTCGGCAGCTCTCGGTGTGCATCGACGGCGACGCGGGCACCGTCGCGCGCATCTCGGACGCCGATCCGGAGATGCTGCGCTACTTCGACAGCGTCGGCATCAGCTTGGACTCCCGGCTCAAGGTCGTAGCCAGGCGGGACTTCGCGGGCATGATCTCGGTTGCGATCGAGTCGCCGACCGGCTCGGATGTCCCCTCGACCACCGTCGACCTCGGCAACCCAGCCGCCGAGGCGATCTGGGTGGTCGGCTGA
- a CDS encoding TetR/AcrR family transcriptional regulator: MVSTRDRADTPVARRTQAQRSAAMRQRLLDATVECLVTYGYAGTTTHRVAELAGVTRGAQIHHFRAKEDLVIAAIEHLAEQRARAVVRELSRLHESPDPAATVLEFLWEAHQGPFFVATLELWIAGRTDPVLAGHVQRVEPVVNGAMFAAIDSLLPDRSDDKELRYVLYTAMDALRGILVAGFVDDDPGRARRRWNRACSKLNEDLRKALAQEGMASA; encoded by the coding sequence ATGGTCAGCACACGCGACCGGGCCGACACTCCCGTGGCACGACGGACGCAGGCGCAGCGCAGCGCCGCGATGCGGCAGCGCCTACTGGACGCCACCGTCGAGTGCCTGGTGACCTACGGCTACGCAGGCACCACCACCCATCGCGTCGCCGAGCTGGCCGGCGTCACCCGCGGTGCGCAGATCCACCACTTCCGGGCCAAGGAAGACCTCGTGATCGCCGCCATCGAGCATCTGGCCGAGCAACGCGCCCGTGCGGTGGTCCGCGAATTGAGTCGTCTCCACGAGAGTCCCGATCCCGCGGCCACGGTCCTCGAGTTTCTGTGGGAGGCCCATCAGGGCCCGTTCTTCGTTGCGACGCTTGAACTTTGGATAGCCGGCCGCACCGATCCGGTGCTCGCCGGGCACGTCCAGCGCGTCGAACCGGTCGTCAACGGCGCGATGTTCGCCGCGATCGACTCGCTGCTGCCCGATCGTTCGGACGACAAGGAACTTCGCTACGTCCTCTACACGGCGATGGATGCCCTGCGTGGAATCCTCGTCGCGGGGTTCGTCGACGACGACCCCGGTCGCGCGCGTCGGCGCTGGAACCGGGCCTGTTCGAAGCTGAACGAAGATTTGCGGAAGGCCTTGGCGCAGGAGGGCATGGCGTCTGCCTGA
- a CDS encoding type II toxin-antitoxin system Rv0910 family toxin produces the protein MAKVELSRKLALSPEDAWNHASDLSGMGDWLSMHQGWRSDLPEELEVGTKVVGVAGAKGFRNRVTWTIQKVDPPRLLEITGDGVGGTKYKLALQVSPAKEGCSFSVKIDLGGAPLFGPVGMAASRAVKGDIERSIKKFEELYAS, from the coding sequence ATGGCGAAAGTCGAGCTGTCCCGGAAGTTGGCGCTGTCCCCCGAGGATGCCTGGAACCACGCGTCCGATCTGTCCGGGATGGGTGACTGGCTCAGCATGCACCAGGGGTGGCGCTCCGATCTCCCCGAGGAACTCGAGGTCGGCACCAAGGTGGTCGGCGTCGCCGGCGCCAAGGGCTTCCGCAACCGCGTCACCTGGACCATCCAGAAGGTCGACCCGCCGCGACTGCTCGAGATCACCGGCGACGGGGTCGGCGGCACCAAGTACAAGCTGGCGTTGCAGGTCTCGCCGGCCAAGGAGGGGTGTTCGTTCAGCGTGAAGATCGACCTCGGCGGTGCGCCGCTGTTCGGTCCCGTGGGCATGGCCGCCTCGCGCGCCGTGAAGGGCGACATCGAACGGTCGATCAAGAAGTTCGAAGAGCTCTACGCGTCCTGA
- the truB gene encoding tRNA pseudouridine(55) synthase TruB yields the protein MDKSAGMTSHDVVGRCRRLFGTRKVGHAGTLDPMATGVLVVGIERATKILGLLTATDKSYAATIRLGQSTSTEDAEGELLQTIPAGHLTDEAIHAAVAPLRGEIDQVPSAVSAIKVGGERAYKLAREGRSVELAARRVRIDRFDVLAVRRDGEVVDVDFEVDCSSGTYIRALARDVGEALRVGGHLTALRRTRVGGFGLDRARTLDELADAPRLSMTLDEACLRSFPRRELLAEEAESARHGRALAAAGIEGIYAATAPDGDVVALLTDEGARTKSVVVVRPATL from the coding sequence GTGGACAAGTCGGCTGGCATGACCAGTCACGACGTCGTCGGCCGGTGCAGGCGGCTGTTCGGCACGCGCAAGGTGGGTCACGCCGGGACGCTGGATCCGATGGCCACCGGCGTGCTGGTGGTGGGCATCGAGCGGGCGACGAAGATCCTCGGGTTGCTCACGGCCACGGACAAGTCGTACGCGGCCACCATCCGGCTCGGGCAGTCGACGTCGACCGAGGATGCCGAAGGCGAACTGCTGCAGACGATTCCGGCCGGTCACCTGACCGACGAAGCCATCCACGCTGCGGTGGCCCCGCTGCGCGGCGAGATCGATCAGGTGCCGTCGGCGGTCAGCGCGATCAAGGTGGGCGGTGAACGCGCCTACAAGCTGGCGCGTGAGGGGCGATCGGTGGAGCTGGCCGCGCGACGGGTCCGGATCGACCGCTTCGACGTGCTGGCCGTGCGGCGCGACGGCGAGGTGGTCGACGTCGACTTCGAGGTCGACTGCTCGTCGGGTACCTACATCCGGGCGCTGGCCCGCGACGTCGGCGAAGCGCTGCGCGTCGGGGGTCACCTGACCGCGTTGCGCAGGACCCGGGTCGGCGGATTCGGCCTCGACCGCGCGCGGACACTCGACGAGCTGGCCGACGCGCCACGGTTGAGCATGACGCTGGACGAGGCGTGCCTTCGGTCGTTCCCACGCCGCGAACTCCTCGCCGAGGAAGCGGAGTCCGCGCGGCACGGTCGGGCTCTAGCGGCAGCGGGGATCGAGGGGATCTACGCCGCGACCGCACCCGACGGCGACGTCGTCGCCCTACTGACCGACGAGGGCGCCCGCACGAAGTCGGTGGTCGTCGTCCGGCCCGCGACGCTGTAG
- the pptT gene encoding 4'-phosphopantetheinyl transferase PptT, whose protein sequence is MSATLLSGVLTPRVVAAELYADPDDIAPLPEEEPLIARSVAKRRNEFVTVRYCARQALGELGVGPVPILKGDKGEPCWPEGVVGSLTHCEGFRGAVVGWSSDVRSVGIDAEPHDVLPKGVLDAISLPEERARLGALPGDLHWDRILFCAKEATYKTWFPLTHRWLGFEDARISFEVDGSGTAGTFVSRVLIDPAAEHGPPLEVLRGRWSVRDGLALTAIVL, encoded by the coding sequence ATGAGCGCAACCCTGCTGTCCGGTGTGCTGACCCCGCGCGTCGTCGCCGCCGAGCTGTACGCCGATCCCGACGACATCGCTCCGCTGCCCGAGGAGGAGCCGCTGATCGCGCGGTCGGTCGCCAAGCGGCGCAACGAATTCGTGACCGTGCGGTACTGCGCACGGCAGGCACTCGGTGAACTGGGCGTCGGTCCGGTCCCGATCCTCAAGGGGGACAAGGGCGAACCCTGCTGGCCGGAGGGCGTGGTGGGCAGTCTGACGCACTGCGAGGGCTTCCGAGGTGCCGTCGTCGGGTGGTCGTCCGACGTCCGGTCGGTCGGCATCGACGCCGAGCCGCACGACGTGTTGCCCAAGGGGGTGCTCGACGCGATCAGCCTGCCCGAGGAGCGTGCTCGGCTGGGGGCGCTGCCCGGCGACCTGCACTGGGATCGAATCCTGTTCTGCGCGAAGGAGGCCACGTACAAGACGTGGTTCCCGCTGACGCACCGCTGGCTGGGGTTCGAGGACGCGCGCATCTCGTTCGAGGTCGACGGCTCCGGTACCGCGGGAACGTTCGTGTCGCGGGTCCTGATCGATCCCGCCGCGGAGCACGGGCCACCGCTGGAGGTGCTGCGCGGTCGGTGGTCGGTGCGCGACGGGCTGGCGTTGACGGCAATCGTCCTGTGA